From one Diprion similis isolate iyDipSimi1 chromosome 7, iyDipSimi1.1, whole genome shotgun sequence genomic stretch:
- the LOC124408205 gene encoding acyl-CoA Delta-9 desaturase-like isoform X6, which translates to MLMYSIAGLNPIFHWVKDHRVHHKYSETDGDPHNAKRGFFFSHVGWIMVKRHPEYLRRQREVDLSDITADPVVMFNKKYARELFYIFCIAIPVAVPVIFWSETLLHAILTQCFTRYVLILNFIWSVNSVAHLWGDRPYNRAINPRDNTLVSLVTGGEGSHNYHHTFPWDYKASEFPYSRLNLTSLFIRGFSQIGWAYDLREPSPTLVQEVIHKIGDKSNVPSLIR; encoded by the exons ATGTTAATGTACTCCATCGCTGGGCTC AATCCGATATTTCACTGGGTCAAAGATCACAGAGTCCACCACAAGTATTCCGAAACCGATGGTGATCCCCACAACGCGAAGCGAGGCTTCTTTTTCTCCCACGTTGGATGGATTATGGTCAAACGACATCCCGAATACCTTCGTCGACAAAGGGAAGTTGACTTGAGCGATATCACCGCGGACCCAGTAGTCATGTTCAATAAGAA ATACGCGAGAGAGCTGTTCTACATATTTTGCATCGCAATTCCGGTGGCAGTGCCAGTTATATTTTGGAGTGAAACGTTGCTGCATGCGATTTTGACTCAATGCTTCACTCGTTATGTGCTGATCCTCAATTTTATTTGGAGCGTCAACAGTGTGGCGCATCTTTGGGGCGATCGCCCGTACAACAG GGCGATCAATCCTAGAGACAACACCCTGGTTTCTTTGGTAACAGGCGGTGAAGGGTCTCACAATTATCACCACACGTTTCCCTGGGACTACAAGGCTTCTGAATTTCCATACTCGCGACTCAATTTGACATCGTTATTCATTCGTGGATTTTCACAAATTGGATGGGCGTATGATTTGCGAGAACCATCACCTACCCTCGTGCAAGAAGTTATTCATAAAATTGGTGATAAATCTAACGTACCATCCTTGATTCGTTAA
- the LOC124408209 gene encoding acyl-CoA Delta-9 desaturase-like, whose translation MTTKCDNDIIFCIAIPVAVPVIFWGETLLHAILTQCFIRYVLVLHFIWSVNSVAHLWGDRPYNRLISPRENSIVSLLTSGEGSHNYHHTFPWDYKASEFPYLRFNLTTLVIRASSKIGWAYDLREPSRAFVQKVIQEIGDKPNVSSLIH comes from the exons TGACAACGAAATGTGACAATGACAT CATATTTTGCATCGCAATTCCGGTGGCAGTGCCCGTTATATTTTGGGGTGAAACGTTGCTGCATGCGATTTTGACTCAATGCTTCATACGCTACGTGCTGGTCCTTCATTTTATTTGGAGCGTCAACAGTGTGGCGCATCTTTGGGGCGATCGCCCGTACAACAG GCTGATCAGTCCCCGAGAAAATTCCATAGTTTCTTTGCTGACATCCGGTGAGGGGTCTCACAATTATCATCATACGTTCCCCTGGGATTACAAGGCTTCTGAATTCCCGTACTTGAGATTCAATCTTACCACATTAGTAATTCGTGCTTCGTCAAAAATTGGATGGGCGTATGATTTGCGAGAACCATCACGTGCCTTCGTGCAAAAAGTTATCCAAGAAATTGGTGATAAGCCTAACGTATCGTCCCTGATTCATTAA